Proteins encoded within one genomic window of Panicum virgatum strain AP13 chromosome 1N, P.virgatum_v5, whole genome shotgun sequence:
- the LOC120655194 gene encoding aquaporin NIP1-1 — translation MAGGGDNSQTNGARDQRAMEEGRKDEFAGDRGCAAAISIPFVQKIIAEIFGTYFLMFAGCGAVTINASKNGAITFPGVAIVWGLAVMVMVYAVGHISGAHLNPAVTLAFATCGRFPWRQLPAYVLAQMLGSTLAAGTLRLMFGGRHEHFPGTLPTGSDVQSLVIEIITTFYLMFVISGVATDNRAIGELAGLAVGATILLNVLIAGPVSGASMNPARSVGPALVSGQYRSIWVYLVGPVAGAVAGAWAYNLIRFTNKPLRELTKSTSFLRSMSRMNSAV, via the exons ATGGCCGGAGGCGGCGACAACTCCCAGACGAACGGAGCTCGCGACCAGAGGGCCAtggaggaggggaggaaggaCGAGTTCGCCGGCGACcggggctgcgccgccgccatctccattCCCTTCGTTCAGAAG ATCATCGCAGAGATCTTTGGCACCTACTTCCTCATGTTCGCGGGGTGCGGCGCGGTGACCATCAACGCGAGCAAGAACGGCGCCATCACGTTCCCGGGGGTGGCCATCGTGTGGGGGCTGGCGGTGATGGTGATGGTGTACGCCGTCGGCCACATCTCCGGCGCGCACCTCAACCCCGCCGTCACCCTGGCGTTCGCCACCTGCGGCCGCTTCCCGTGGCGGCAGCTGCCGGCGTACGTGCTGGCGCAGATGCTGGGCTccacgctcgccgccggcacgcTGCGCCTCATGTTCGGCGGCCGCCACGAGCACTTCCCGGGGACGCTCCCGACCGGCTCCGACGTGCAGTCGCTCGTCATCGAGATCATCACCACCTTCTACCTCATGTTCGTCATCTCCGGCGTCGCCACCGACAACAGAGCC ATCGGGGAGCTGGCAGGGCTGGCCGTGGGCGCAACCATCCTGCTCAACGTGCTCATTGCCGG GCCCGTGTCCGGCGCGTCGATGAACCCTGCTCGGAGCGTGGGCCCGGCGCTGGTGAGCGGGCAGTACCGCTCCATCTGGGTTTACCTGGTGGGCCCGGTGGCGGGGGCCGTGGCGGGGGCCTGGGCCTACAACCTGATCCGCTTCACCAACAAGCCCCTCCGCGAGCTCACCAAGAGCACCTCCTTCCTCCGGAGCATGAGCAGGATGAACTCCGCCGTCTGA